TTGTTCATATATACTTGTTTCTTTGAGTTTTGGTCTAgttcttcaatttttatttatttaatgaatttacTGTGGTGTTGTAAATGATATATACTATTTTTGAGGTGTCAACATAGTTGGAGGATTCTACCATGCACCCCCACATATAAATATGTCATCCCAAtcaatgtaaaaatataaattttatcctTGTAATTATCTATAaaacttttaacttttttaacttCTCATTTTTGCATCATCTCTTTCAAAGTTCTGAaacaaaatttccaaaatattcaATAGTTTTGAAATGACAATTTTCGAAAATTTCGAGCaatttgaaacttccaaaatagaaaattccataacttttcaaaactttcgaaataggaaaatttcaaaactttctatatttggaaactttttagatttataaactttcgaaacttctcagatttggaaacttttaaaacttttcagatttggaaactttcgaaactttccaaatttttaaaatataaatcttattttgaaagtttggaaattttgaaatttccaaaaccatcaattttgaaatttattataaatgattaaaagaataaaattattttttaatatgtattggTATGACAAGTACTGCTGTAGGAGTGCATAGTAGAATACTCACATAGTTAAAATGTCAATTTTATcatgtgatttatttatattctaatttttttatttaaaaaaattgaaattattgaatatGACTCATGTAATATCAAATTAGACAAGAAATGAACAAATGCAAGAATATAACAATTTTTgccttaatttatttatttaataaaaaagaattacaatTATCTATAAACAGAGACGTATTTACACTTTAATCAAATGTTTTGTTTCTTgattgtaattttgattttcatattcTTTTACTATTTGCGGTTCTAACAAAAGTAATTGTATGTAGTATATGCGCTATATATTATCTCAATGGAAATGGAAGTGGCTATCATATTCATACCTCTTAGATCAATTTTAGCTTAATTAGAAAGTTATTTAGGTGGTACTAATTTTTGGGGTATAGGTAAATGTTTTTCTACGCACACGTTTTCGAATCAAGGGAGTTAATTGCAAAAAGGGATGTCCAAGTTCAATGAATCATAACTGTGCcacttttttgttttgaaaaatcattgTGGCATGAATACTGATATTCCAGCTACCATATTGTCGATATATACACATTTAAAATCACTATGATTATTTCATGTGctcatcaacaacaaaaagaCTATGATGATTTCAtgtacaagaaaaaaaaaatcactatgATCGATCGATCCATAATATAACATCAGTGATCAATGATTAATTAATAGCTTGATGCTATTGATCCAACAACAACTTATAGgagttatttataattaaataaaaaggaatATGTTGTATCTCTTAAAGGCATTGTCGATTAACTTTGCAACTCGTGAATGGTTATTCTTCCCTTTTATTGGTCAGTTATACATTTGTAATGCCTTTGTGATAAATTGTTTTGTGAGATATAACATTactctaaaaaattataatcgaGTCCACTATATATTACTGTGGAGATTGCggatctaaaaataaataaatagataaattatgcAAACCGTGCATTCCATAATTTTGACAAATTAATATAGTTTCGACTTAACATATTTGAATGAAAAGCATGATGAAATGACGTTCAACTACTGTGGCACCAATCGAGTtgtcatattattattttttacaaggAGTTATCATGTTTTTGATCAATtgttgtattaaaaataaattttcattttattatgacaataattcaaaaatatggcAAACATGTTATCAAAGATTAATTCAAACTAAAAGAAGACTGCCAACCATGAAAagataatatatgtatatatataagataagaTAAAAATGTGATTATGTGATCATGAATCGAAAGGATTAGTCTTTGACTACTACTTAAGGATACTTGTGTTGGCTAAAATAGAACATTGtcttattaaatttaatacacttaaaaaagatttttttgttGGTCCGTTTGTTACAAAGGactgatttttaaatattttttagaattctATATGAAACTGAGgtttactttaattttaatgagTCTTCAAAATTAGTTTCaccaaaaaaaatttgtaaaaaaaataattaatatttctttattttattttatgaacactTAATTAATGACAATATTGTGCAATTTTGTCACATAAACTTATTATGTAACcgcattttttaaataattgtaaaatgttTTATTCTTAATAGTTGTTTGATTTATGAAAGGATATTCCATTTCATATAATTTAAGAAACACGatgtaaactaattttatatgtttaataaaaaataattattaaatagttatttttaataagtgattgttaaataaagataaatgatttaaattaataatttgaattaaataaaaatataatatattttacatcGTCAATGTATAATCGTTGTactctaaatttaattatttattaatattgaatcaataatgataattttttctttaaaaaaaaaatcaagtatttttaatttattttaaacattaaatataaatcaaaccGTATGAAGTTAGTATATTGAGATTGTAATGTTGACAAGTAAGGAAATAAACAAAGAGCATGGgattagaaaacaaaaaaacatttatagAGTATGGGATCCACATTTGACATTGGCATGTGATAGTAGATATGCAACAGCTACTGCATCTACATTATTAATGGATACTTGAGACAGGTTAATACACGTGTTACTTGTAACAGAGGAAGAGGAGAATCGACAACGTATTTCATTCAAAACTTGAAAACGAATAATGAAATTATCTGACAGATATGACCTCTATATTATCAAAACCATTAGATGACACCAAATTGCCACTACTTTTTCAAATTAGAGGATTACaatgtaaaatttaaatcacTTTTCAGTGTCACTTTTGTTTTGGGACTTGATTATTACTCTTAACAAATggtaattttagttaaaaaaaaaagttttgagGTCAATATTACTACTTCATATCACTCTCAACAACTGATTATTACAAGTTTAAGGTAAATATTACTACACCTtataatattaagaaaattttatattaaatgcatgttttttttatttttttaacttttacatTCCAAGACAGATCCATAGATCTAACAGATGATGGGCTagaaatctttttaaaataaatattatataaaattaaataataattgatttttttaataataaaataatgtatcgTATATGATAGATTTTATTATGAGACCACTTTTATATATGGTTTATAGTAAATTCACTGATGAATATCTTACAAATATAAGTTAAtagttttattgatttttgtgattgaaataatgattttattaaagttatttcgataaaaataaataaaataaatatgttatttaaaattaaatatattaattgacgTCAATCAGATTATCGTATCAGTTATAAAGATTTGAAAAATCGTGTATATTTGATTTCACTTTTAGAGGtgacaaaatcaattataaacatataaaatttattttaacgtGTTTAAgagtataaataattttacttctaaaataattataacttaaagatataatttatagtttttaagtcaaaacataatttttatacttaaatttattgttcattTTACTTctatctaaatatatataaatttaaattattttacattcaactctcttttaataaaaattaattttaatgattaGCAAGCAGttgttttttgttaaaaaaaaaaaaactatacacttGTTGTAAAGCCAGTTGCAATATTGTGACGCAGAGTGATTTAACCGTCAATAACGACAATGATACGTCGTACTTGAAACTCGAAACGCTGTACACAGGAAAACCACATGATCATTGTCCTGGTTATTGGTTATTCTCGGATCCTCCAACACCAACACTCAATTGCATCTATTCaaccaaaaaacaaatataactcAATTACATGCTGGTTTATTACTATTGACTGATATCACAATTGATTCAGATTAATATTTCctaattcaaaatcaaataattcTAACCAAAAATCTACACAATAATTACTATAATGAtggatattttattttcacttaATGGTTGGTTTCAATAATTACTACAATTATGGAGATTTGATATTCACTTAATGGTTGGTCTTACATATCAAGTAGGGTTTAGGAGCTTACTTACGACacaattatgataaaaaaaaaagtactacTTGATACTTGCCATTGTccttaattgtatttttaaggcataaacattaaaattagttttgaatCGCAAACAAACCGCTTAAAATCAGAATTTTCTAGTTATATATCGTACGATCACACaagttaaatataaaacaaatatattattttaagattGAATTTGATCACTCTCAAGTAAATCTTATCTTCCCAAATGAAagtattgaataaaaaatagacAATTTGTATACTATATTTACACACACAGATACAAacataacaaaatacaaatctTACGAAACCTACATGTTAAACTAGTGATGTCTATagcctaaaaattaaaaaaacaaaaaaaatgatctAAAGAAATTACTTTGTTAGAAGTCAAAAAAACATTGGTCAATTTACAATTCCACCTATGAGCAGCTAGAAACAAAAAGAGGGGCCCATGCCAGCATATGCAACAGTAATAGCAAACAGAAAATAGCAATGGCTATCCATTCCATCTATAATTGTATTATAGTAATAAGTATATCCATCTCAAAtgatgataatatatataatgtacGGCTCAGATTATGTTTAcaaaaacaaaacccataacAAACATAACGTGATAATTATTCGCTGCTTTATAACTTCAActttcttctcttctcttctcttctatCGTCGTGAATCTTCACGTTGTTAGTTACTTCCTtcaagagagagagaggaaaagCTCTATAAGAAAGAATCATCAGTGACTAGATTACTAGAGAGTGTGTGAAAGTACGTACCTACTTGACTTGTTTCTTTTCTCTGTCTTTCACTTTTCTTAGATTTTCACTTTTGTTTCTTTTCGAACCAAAAAACACTACTCATCTTCATGTTATATACTTTCTGATTCTCAATTCTTAATTCACAacctttttggttttttttttctatttaaattttttgtgtaAAACATGGTGAAAATGCATGCacagaatttaaatttaaagttgtCATAGCTTAGAGAGATTTTCtgagttataatattttaaatatgaataagaaagttttcaaattccaacGCTGCAGATTGCATTTTAAATAGCAATTAATCCAGATCCGGAATTTCGGTGGAGAATTCAATTAGCTGATTAATTTTTTCCTTGAGATTTTCTTCTGTTGATATAGAATGTTTTTGTGAAGGTGAATTGGTGAATAGTGAAGATGAATAACTCAGTTTCAGAGAACAGTTTTATAATTGAAAGtgatgaagaagatgagaaAGATTTTAACAAAGGTGATGATGGAAATGATTCTGATTCTTCAAATTCCTCAAATGAAAACCCTCCACAGAGGAAACTCAGTTCTTACAACCCTTCATGGCCTCAGAGTTACAGGTAGGTTAATAATTCCATTTTCTATTGCACTAGTttgtatgtgtgtgtgtgtgtgtgtcactTTACGTgcctttttgtttgtttttgtttctgcAAGTGTAAAGGGAATCCTTGTAATGGAATTTCTAGAGAGAATGGTTAATTGTCCTTTTTCTTCACTTTCTAATATAGTCCTAGGAAAGTGGTTTTACTTTTTTGTGTGGATGTGAAATTCCTTTATCAACTTTTTTCATTAGTTTCAATTAATAGTGACACTATGATTTTAGATTTTGTTAAAGTTGAAAGTCTAACTTTTGTCAAAATCACAGTGGTAGACGTGATTTCTTTTTGGGGTTTGACATGGTCAAGACTCAAGAAGTTAAGTcaaaaagttgaaaattttgatcaatttgatttttttgtctgAACCCTATGGGTTCCGGTAATCCATAGTTCAATCCGAAGGTAGTAAGTAAAGTCTGTCAATAATTGTTTGAATCAGGGTTTAAACTCGGGTACTCTTAGAAGGATTCGTTTGAGTTAGTGAACAAAGGTCAATGTCTTTTCAGTTAAGTGCATCAACTGAATACTTATGCTGTGCTTTTGTTATTGATATTTCAGGCAATCTATTGATCTATACAGTAGTGTACCATCACCAAACATTGGATTTCTAGGaacttcttcattttcaaaattaagcAGTTCCTTCCTTTCCACGTCTCTAACAAGGAGGTACACTCCTGAAGCACTTCCTTCAGTTACAAAACCTCTGATACAACCAACAGAAGAAGAGCAGCAACAAAGACACAGCTCCCACGCCTTGCTTCTCCCTCCTAGAAAGTCTTCTTTGCTAAAGAAAGATTCCAAGGTTTCTCATGAAGTTCCTTCTCGCCACTGCACTTTCGGACAGGCTGTCCTTAATGGTAAGTAATTGAACCTTTTGTTTATCTTTACCATAATTAAGAATAATCTGTATGTGAAAACTTGAGATATGTTTATTTGAGAACATGTGCATCTTTTCTTTGGCCTTAACTATCCTATTCTTGGAGGAAAGGGGCCCTGGTAATCAAAAGTTCGATTGGGAGATAAGTAAAGATTGTTTCAGCAGCGATGTTTGAATTCGAGTACCCTTGAATCCTGATAGATTTGTTCTTAACTTGTGTATTTATGTCGATATACTAGACAACTATGACATGccgaaaaccataaaccatGCACTCAAAAAATCATCAACTGTATATGCCTTGTTCTTATTTTGGATTTTGCAGGCATAAATGTTCTTTGTGGAGTAGGAATCCTTTCTACCCCTTATGCTGCTAAAGAAGGTGGATGGGCTGGACTTtccattttgttcatttttggAATTATTTCCTTTTATACCGGGTTGCTCTTGCGTTCCTGCTTGGACAGTGAACCTGGCCTTGAAACATACCCTGACATTGGCCAAGCTGCTTTTGGCACCGCTGGACGTATTGCCATTTCGGTAAgtcttcatactcatctataCTCATACTCGTCAGCCTCAGACGTTACACTATGTCTAATTTCTTTTCTAAGATTTCTCCTTTTTTTGTGTGGATGCAGATAATATTGTACGTCGAATTATATGTAAGTACTTTTGTCTTCACTCAAGTAGTATTCCATTTAGAGTCTCATTCATTGtcatttgaaaattaatataataattatgatgaaaTGACTAATTTTTCAGATACCTTAGACCATAAGTTTTGTTCATTAGAACTCTATGCTGTCATGCAGATACTTACAGTCAGTTCTTTAagttttttcttatttattttgtatcaaTTACTTTGCCTATTAAATATTCCTTCATGCAGGGATGTTGcattgaatatattattttggaagGAGACAACTTGGCTTCCTTGTTTCCAAATGCATACTTAAATTTAggtggaattgaattgaatcCACAAACACTGTTTGCTGTGATTGCCACATTGGCTGTTCTTCCTACAGTTTGGCTCCGTGACCTTAGAGTTCTTAGTTACATCTCAggttacacttttttttttgtccatgTAATGATTAGTTTTCCATTCTCTGATAAAAGTTTGTCCTGTATTCACATATTGCTATAAGTATTGTCAAATAGCAGCTATAACGATGTTGTAGTGCTAGAG
The genomic region above belongs to Cicer arietinum cultivar CDC Frontier isolate Library 1 chromosome 4, Cicar.CDCFrontier_v2.0, whole genome shotgun sequence and contains:
- the LOC101505766 gene encoding amino acid transporter AVT1C-like; this translates as MNNSVSENSFIIESDEEDEKDFNKGDDGNDSDSSNSSNENPPQRKLSSYNPSWPQSYRQSIDLYSSVPSPNIGFLGTSSFSKLSSSFLSTSLTRRYTPEALPSVTKPLIQPTEEEQQQRHSSHALLLPPRKSSLLKKDSKVSHEVPSRHCTFGQAVLNGINVLCGVGILSTPYAAKEGGWAGLSILFIFGIISFYTGLLLRSCLDSEPGLETYPDIGQAAFGTAGRIAISIILYVELYGCCIEYIILEGDNLASLFPNAYLNLGGIELNPQTLFAVIATLAVLPTVWLRDLRVLSYISAGGVIASVLVILCLFWIGVDDVGFQRSGTTVNLATLPVAIGLYGYCYSGHAVFPNIYTSMAKPNQFPAVLVACFGICSLLYAGGAIMGYKMFGEDTLSQFTLNLPQDLVATKIAVWTTVVNPFTKYALTISPVAMSLEELIPSNHAKSYLFSIFIRTGLVFSTLVIGLSVPFFGLVMSLIGSLLTMLVTLILPCVCYLRILRGKVTRLQTGLCITVIIVGVVCSSVGTYSALAEIVKSLSG